The Hydrogenophaga sp. BPS33 genome window below encodes:
- a CDS encoding helix-turn-helix domain-containing protein, producing the protein MKREIARVARKEIKSEISALRKASASHRSDIAALKKIVKAQEALLRQFVRMANRADRESTVHHSKSEAAAPRAPLSAAAAAAFDHQAFVAHRKRLGLTQAQMAKLVGVSSLSIYKWESGKVMPRAAQREGVAQALKLGKRKALAIATS; encoded by the coding sequence ATGAAGCGCGAGATCGCGCGCGTTGCGCGCAAAGAAATCAAGAGCGAGATTTCAGCGCTGCGCAAGGCCAGCGCATCGCACCGCAGTGACATTGCCGCCCTGAAGAAGATCGTCAAGGCACAAGAAGCGCTGTTGCGCCAGTTCGTGCGAATGGCGAATCGTGCTGATCGGGAGAGCACAGTCCACCACAGCAAATCCGAAGCTGCTGCGCCGCGCGCACCACTGTCGGCGGCAGCAGCAGCGGCTTTTGACCACCAGGCGTTCGTTGCCCACCGCAAACGCCTGGGCCTGACACAAGCGCAAATGGCAAAACTGGTCGGCGTCTCCTCCCTCTCGATCTACAAGTGGGAGAGCGGTAAGGTCATGCCTCGCGCCGCTCAGCGCGAGGGCGTCGCACAGGCGCTCAAGCTCGGCAAGCGCAAGGCCTTGGCCATCGCGACAAGTTGA
- a CDS encoding sensor histidine kinase, producing the protein MDPAPPFHTSAPHSSLLHTTSATWDEQPFFDAAPYAALLLNAQGEVVKHNRAFQETCAPADEAFAIGTDPVKVLGVRDEASALALRMRIGRALAGEVSLTLPLVLLRNPRVPVHVNATVSALQTPPGSLTGAFISLIPVAEPVAETVPGAQGVQVDEALFKAERRYRLMADALQDSCIFIVDAQGKISEWSESAHRLHGFTRDQIQGMSLSALHVVLHGEEEELSSHDALRLAAERGQWEVHGWRRRAHGEPFWGHTLLTALRGEDGTIEGLSCITRDMTVARDLDRVMNDLNAELERRVSERVRQYLVPNRDLDVFTHHITHDLRAPLRHINTFAGLIIEGTEDLSPHAELARYREGLRTGARRLDNMVESLLNYARLGRIDLHPAALAVSALVQSAIERVRCAYPGVAVSFVVQGDLPVVVGDAKMLGHLMFNVIENAVKFSARARSPEVQIGWSPEGDGLAQFFVVDNGVGFDVSKASNLFVMFSRQHHSIDFAGDGTGLAIAQRIVQRHNGRIWADSSPNTGCTVYFTLPVNGGTSSSTPGSLADLPLGPAG; encoded by the coding sequence ATGGACCCTGCTCCGCCCTTTCACACCTCAGCGCCTCATTCCTCGCTTCTCCACACAACCAGCGCCACCTGGGATGAACAGCCTTTCTTTGATGCCGCGCCCTACGCCGCGCTGCTGCTAAATGCGCAAGGGGAGGTCGTCAAGCACAACCGGGCTTTCCAGGAAACTTGCGCACCTGCAGACGAAGCGTTTGCCATCGGTACCGATCCAGTGAAGGTGCTGGGTGTTCGTGATGAGGCCAGTGCCCTGGCATTGCGCATGCGCATCGGACGAGCGCTCGCTGGCGAGGTCTCGCTGACGCTGCCTCTGGTCCTGTTGCGCAATCCGCGCGTGCCGGTGCACGTCAACGCCACGGTCAGCGCGTTGCAAACGCCGCCGGGCTCGCTGACCGGCGCCTTCATCAGCCTCATTCCAGTTGCCGAACCGGTCGCAGAGACCGTACCCGGCGCCCAAGGCGTGCAGGTCGACGAGGCCTTGTTCAAGGCGGAACGGCGCTATCGCCTGATGGCCGATGCACTACAGGACTCCTGCATCTTCATTGTCGATGCGCAGGGCAAGATCAGCGAATGGAGCGAGAGTGCGCACCGCTTGCACGGCTTCACCCGCGATCAGATCCAGGGTATGTCGTTGAGCGCGCTGCACGTGGTTCTGCACGGTGAGGAAGAAGAACTCTCCAGTCACGATGCGTTGCGCCTGGCTGCAGAGCGAGGGCAGTGGGAAGTGCATGGCTGGCGGCGACGCGCGCACGGCGAGCCCTTCTGGGGGCACACCCTCCTGACGGCCCTGCGGGGCGAGGACGGCACGATCGAGGGCCTGTCTTGCATCACACGCGATATGACGGTCGCCCGTGACCTGGACCGGGTCATGAATGACCTCAATGCGGAGCTCGAGCGGCGCGTGTCCGAGCGAGTGCGCCAGTACCTAGTGCCCAACCGCGATCTGGATGTATTCACCCATCACATCACGCACGATCTGCGCGCGCCGCTGCGGCACATCAACACCTTTGCGGGCCTGATCATTGAGGGGACAGAAGACCTGTCGCCTCACGCGGAACTGGCGCGCTACCGAGAAGGACTGCGCACTGGTGCAAGGCGTCTTGACAACATGGTCGAGTCGCTGCTGAACTATGCCCGCCTAGGGCGCATCGACTTGCATCCCGCCGCGCTTGCGGTGTCTGCCCTCGTGCAAAGCGCCATTGAGCGCGTCCGCTGCGCTTATCCGGGCGTGGCTGTGAGCTTCGTCGTGCAAGGTGATCTGCCTGTGGTCGTCGGCGATGCCAAGATGCTGGGCCATCTGATGTTCAACGTGATCGAAAACGCCGTGAAGTTCAGCGCCCGTGCGCGCTCACCCGAGGTGCAGATCGGCTGGAGCCCTGAGGGCGATGGTCTTGCGCAGTTCTTCGTCGTCGACAATGGCGTCGGCTTCGACGTGAGCAAGGCGAGCAATCTGTTCGTGATGTTCTCCCGCCAGCATCATTCAATCGACTTTGCCGGCGACGGGACGGGATTGGCCATTGCGCAACGCATCGTTCAGCGGCACAACGGCCGGATCTGGGCTGACAGCTCGCCCAACACGGGCTGCACGGTGTACTTCACGCTTCCGGTGAATGGGGGCACTTCCTCCTCAACACCGGGCTCGCTCGCTGATCTGCCGCTTGGGCCGGCTGGCTGA
- a CDS encoding IS3 family transposase (programmed frameshift) encodes MKKSRFTEEQIIGFLKQAEAGMPIKELCRNGGFSDATFYKWRAKFGGMQVSEAQRLRELESENAKLKRLLAEAHLDMHALKSVLGGKALAPQARREAVGRMVSEHHLSERRACRLVGLSRDSYRHPPKADQATLDLHEKIVEIAHVRRRFGYRRIHDLLRPQFPGVNHKRVYRLYRQANLAVRRRKKSKRPINERVPLQLARTVNEVWSMDFVSDSLSGGRRLKYLTVADDFSHESVDIVVDFGISGQYVTRILDRAALFRGYPQAVRTDNGPEFTSRAFMAWAQAHGIRHILIQPGRPMQNGYIESFNGKFRDEHLNECWFQTLHQARTAVAIWRTDYNEVRPHSSLGRMPPARFAELHRQRAGDAALPTSTQTPIE; translated from the exons ATGAAGAAGAGCAGATTCACCGAGGAACAAATCATCGGCTTCCTCAAGCAGGCCGAGGCCGGCATGCCGATCAAGGAGCTGTGCCGCAACGGCGGCTTCAGCGATGCCACTTTCTACAAGTGGCGCGCCAAGTTCGGCGGCATGCAGGTCTCGGAGGCCCAGCGCCTGCGTGAGCTGGAATCCGAGAACGCCAAGCTCAAGCGGCTGCTGGCCGAAGCCCACCTGGACATGCACGCGCTCAAGAGCGTTCTGGGGG GTAAAGCGCTAGCCCCACAGGCCAGGCGTGAGGCGGTTGGGCGCATGGTGAGCGAGCACCATTTGTCCGAACGCCGTGCGTGCAGGCTTGTGGGGCTCTCCCGCGACAGCTACCGCCATCCACCAAAGGCCGACCAGGCCACGCTGGATCTGCACGAGAAGATCGTGGAGATCGCGCATGTGCGTCGCCGCTTTGGCTACCGGCGCATCCACGACCTGTTGCGTCCACAGTTTCCCGGCGTCAATCACAAGCGTGTGTACCGACTCTACCGGCAAGCCAATCTGGCCGTGCGCCGGCGCAAGAAGAGCAAACGGCCTATCAATGAGCGTGTGCCGCTGCAGCTGGCACGCACGGTCAACGAGGTTTGGAGCATGGATTTTGTGAGCGACAGCCTCTCGGGCGGAAGGCGTTTGAAGTACCTCACGGTGGCCGACGACTTCAGCCACGAGAGTGTGGACATCGTGGTGGACTTCGGCATCTCGGGTCAGTACGTCACCCGTATCCTGGACCGCGCTGCGCTGTTTCGCGGGTATCCGCAGGCGGTGCGAACCGACAACGGTCCGGAGTTCACCAGCCGGGCATTCATGGCCTGGGCGCAGGCGCATGGCATCCGCCACATCCTGATCCAGCCCGGGCGCCCGATGCAGAACGGCTACATCGAGAGCTTCAACGGCAAGTTCCGTGACGAGCACTTGAACGAGTGCTGGTTCCAGACCTTGCATCAGGCCAGAACAGCCGTGGCCATCTGGCGCACGGACTACAACGAAGTCAGGCCGCACAGCAGCTTGGGGCGCATGCCACCGGCTCGCTTCGCCGAGCTGCATCGCCAGCGCGCTGGCGATGCAGCTCTACCCACATCAACCCAGACACCCATCGAGTAA
- a CDS encoding phage integrase N-terminal domain-containing protein, with the protein MSDDDFELPDPREVNRKISEELRSGKLKERVIRRNTGALAKTVQQAQQRHKNDIVKQVVYVMTNEDLPVSTGRKRRMSEGSQSGVKEGLLRAARELKAERMAVRNLDELGRKHVLALIKRWMAEGQSYQNIQNKVSTLRTFTTMMGKPSMIPRNADYFDWLERAGVDLLERRKSKVALEPKTWTAKNVDPMGVIGKMRAEHPVVALCLEAMLAFGLRTREATHLEPIGGDLGDTLHIREGGRGGAKGGKSRTVPLSEDVALRIWQRDVLERAKVLARHHRQLKLAVPGKDYPKMLRHFYYVCEKYGVTRDGLGVLPHGLRHMYAGRRHLELTGLPPPVEGTVPMAVYRANADLVREGAQRLSLEMGHVRPTITGAYNGSVYTQSREEIVRAKAWLERIERCAGLKAMLDAFAVRTVYLGGKAAQGVRLLSGDSVRLLVEREGVSAEARDLELLQRAIAALLRPGDGLAVEVQDVSKCEDARDSYLELSVRG; encoded by the coding sequence ATGTCAGACGACGACTTCGAGTTACCGGACCCACGGGAGGTGAACCGGAAAATCAGTGAGGAACTGCGGAGCGGGAAGCTGAAGGAGCGAGTAATTCGGCGCAACACAGGGGCGCTGGCCAAGACGGTGCAGCAGGCGCAGCAGCGCCACAAGAACGACATCGTCAAGCAGGTGGTGTATGTGATGACAAATGAGGATCTACCGGTAAGCACAGGCCGCAAGCGCAGGATGTCGGAAGGTTCGCAATCGGGCGTCAAAGAGGGGCTCTTGCGTGCGGCGCGCGAGTTGAAGGCGGAGCGGATGGCTGTTCGCAATCTCGACGAACTCGGACGCAAGCACGTGCTGGCCTTGATCAAGCGGTGGATGGCCGAGGGCCAGTCGTACCAGAACATCCAGAACAAGGTGAGCACCCTGCGCACGTTCACGACCATGATGGGCAAACCGAGCATGATTCCCCGCAACGCGGACTACTTCGATTGGCTGGAGCGCGCTGGTGTGGATCTTTTGGAGCGACGCAAAAGCAAGGTGGCGTTGGAGCCGAAGACATGGACTGCAAAGAACGTGGACCCGATGGGAGTAATCGGGAAGATGAGGGCGGAGCACCCGGTGGTCGCGCTCTGCCTTGAGGCCATGCTGGCGTTCGGGTTGCGGACGCGGGAAGCGACCCACCTGGAGCCGATCGGGGGAGACCTTGGGGACACGCTGCACATCCGGGAGGGGGGGCGTGGTGGCGCCAAGGGGGGAAAGTCACGAACGGTGCCGCTGTCGGAGGATGTCGCGCTTCGGATCTGGCAGCGTGACGTGTTGGAACGAGCGAAGGTGCTTGCACGCCACCATCGCCAGCTGAAGCTGGCAGTTCCTGGCAAGGACTACCCAAAGATGCTCAGGCACTTCTACTACGTGTGTGAGAAGTACGGGGTGACTCGGGATGGTCTGGGGGTACTGCCGCATGGGCTGCGCCACATGTATGCGGGCCGGCGCCACCTGGAGTTGACCGGTCTGCCGCCGCCCGTGGAGGGGACGGTACCGATGGCTGTCTACCGGGCCAATGCCGATCTGGTGCGAGAAGGAGCACAGCGGTTGAGCCTGGAGATGGGTCACGTGCGCCCGACGATCACCGGGGCATACAACGGAAGTGTCTACACGCAGTCCAGAGAAGAGATCGTCCGCGCCAAGGCCTGGTTGGAGCGAATCGAGAGATGCGCAGGTCTGAAAGCGATGCTGGATGCGTTTGCGGTCCGAACTGTGTACCTGGGCGGCAAAGCGGCGCAGGGGGTGAGGCTGCTGAGCGGCGACAGCGTGCGGTTGCTGGTTGAGCGGGAGGGGGTGAGCGCCGAGGCACGGGATCTGGAGTTGCTGCAGCGGGCTATTGCCGCGTTGCTTCGCCCGGGAGATGGACTGGCTGTGGAGGTGCAGGACGTGTCGAAATGCGAGGATGCCCGGGACAGCTACCTGGAATTGAGCGTGCGGGGGTGA